The sequence tcctagggctctctaaaatcctacagttttctctctgagtcgcctcttcaccatctccttcaaaacgcgcagtctccacgcttacaatccggccgattcatgaaaggaaacagagggctcctaaggtcTGGTTATGGGTAAAGAGATGGCGGGGAAAagtcgaagaaaggaaagaataaaacatataaaaaaaaaacataagggtattttgggattttaaaagattggaggggtagatcaaaaaagaaatgaattgagggggcaaaattcatgaagctcggtcctatgggggtattgggccaaattccccttttctTATACTAAAGGAGGCAAAAAGGGTAGCCCATGAGCTAGTCCATTATTCCTTAAGTTTGGTTTAAGGATCTCATGGCTCTTTGACTTTGTTCATGATGATATGTGTTCTGCTGGAGTTGATTTACAGTTAATATTATTTAGActctatatttttataaaacctTCATCtaccttttttctatttttaaaaatatcaaaagtgacttataatttttatcaattttgttagttagatttaacaattaaaattaaaaaatattaaaaattaatattttataattgaataatattttaaaaatacaattttaaattctaacatttaactaataaataaatcaatttggatatttttaaaaaacaggAGAGAagcaaattataatttttcaaaagcataCATCTAAGTAACATTATGATAAAAGTGAAGGCATGTGAATGAAAATTTAccttgatttaataaaattttctcattttattttcaaaatatatatatatatatattggacctTATTACCAGGCAGGTCAGATTTTGCACTACTTActggtaataataaataaattacctgGATTTCGTCGAATTCAATCCAATTAGATTAGACGCTTCTGTCAATGCAGCCTTCCATTGATGCACCTTCTCCATTCTATCTTTGAAACGTTCTCCAAGTTTAGCAAATGCAACTTCATAGCTCCCCTTCTGTTTTTGTACATCCGATGGATCTATCTCATAAAAGATTGGAATGACAACACTCATCTTATTCCTTTTCTTGCATTCAAGAATTTCCACCAGTTCATTCAAACACCACGTAGATGAAGCATAATCTTTCGAGAAAATGATAACCCCAATTTTGGAATTCTGGACAGCTTGGTTAAGTGTGGGGGAAATTTCATCATCGACCTGAAGTTCATGATCATCCTTGAAAGTTGAGATATACTTTGCAAATAAAGCAGCATAAAGATGGCTAACAAATTTATAGCGGGTGTCTTTACCTCTGAAACTGAGAAACAcatcatatttttcttgaatctcATACTTTTGTTGAGGAGAGATTGgcgaagaaagagaaaaagaagaagaagaagaagccatgtTTACAAATTAAAGCTTCTTTAGTGAAAAATGGTGTAGATACAGAGCTAAATATGGAAAAAACTTTATAAGGTAGATCCAAAAAAATGTTGACCAAAAGGACTAGGACTTATAACAGTAAGTCAGCAGTCAATGCCAATGCCCATATAGCGGGTGTCTTCTTTCATGCGTGTTTTGATCCTATGAGTAATAAAATCTACCACTCACGGCATGTGGCGTCTGTGGAACACATTTTCCCACACAAAATTCGTCTCTTTCTCAAGCTCGGGAGTTTGACCGATACACCTACTACTCCTCTTTCTATCCATAGCTTACCTCATCAATATCTATCTCACACTCAACCTTCTCTAACACGCAATTACCTACTCTCCTCTTCAAATatatctccttctctctccttttttccTCCGCAGAATATTCGTACCAACTCCAATCCCTCTCATACAGTCATGTCTCTTTCTTCCCCAATTTCAAAAAATGGGTGCCGGCCTTTATTAGTTACTCACCATAAAATCCATGACACCACACCTGCCTCCACTTCACAAAGTTCTGTTTCCCATACCTGCTCTCCACCTCTCCCTTCAGCTTCTCCTAAATGCACACATTCCATGCGTACTAAAGATCTAAATCAAATTTTCAAACCAAAGCTTTTACCAGATTTCTTCCCCTCCTCAAAGGTCTCACCTGATTTTGATGTGGAGCCACGAACAATGTAAAATCTCCTCAATGGCGTCGGGCCATGGAATCTGAATACCAAGTCCTCCTGTACAACTGGACTTGGGGAGCTGGTACCCCCTCCAACTTCACAAACCATAGATGTTTCGGAATTGGAGACGAAACGATGAACATCAGGTGATAAGGATGCCAGAATAGCACTAAGAAGAAGAGAATCTTGAAGAACCCCAAAAGGTGTAGTCAGGATTTGGAGAACTAGCTGAGTCGGGTAGAACCGGTGATGGGCATGGAAGAGTGCCATCAATGAATCCATGTAAATCATATTCTATCAACAAAGCATCAAATAGTAAGTGGTTTCTATTAATTTTAGTGGACCTTGAGTTGCAACGTTAATGACAACAAGATTCCTGTTAGCAAAAAGAGGGTTGGTGCTAACAGTTAGAGGATTTGCAGAGGTGTGTTTCGAAGTAGGTGTTGAGACAGTTGACATGATGACAATGATGATGGTGAAGAAAAGAGCTCGTTTGAGTCAATtgaaggctctgataccataagaGATAGTAGCAGATATAAAAcgaaattatattattagttttcTTATTAAGGCCTGCTTTGCTTTACCTTAGTTTTCTTTTCATAGAAAACTGAGTACTTCTAGTAtatgaagagaaaaaaataataataataaaaaagataaaaaataaaaaaaataaaaaagatgaaagaaTGCATGGAATAAATTAAGAATCCCACAATCAAAAAGATCAATATCTCACTGCATACTTctaccataaattttttttaaaaaaaaaaatcccactgCATATCTAAAAAGTGTAATTTACACATTTAAAATTTGAGTCAGCAAATAAATTTAccctttttaaattgatgtcgATTGAAGACTATACTTCAAATTACTTTCTTGGAAAGAACATCCaacaaatcattaattaattaagaaccaGATACATTTAGTTCAAGAACCATTTATTACTACagattagaaaattttacaCAAAAGCATTATGACATGTCATTTTCATGCAAAAACCAAGACTTTTAActagatctatatatatatatatgtatatatatggtgtgTCTATGATGCAGTCCGTTTTAATGCGGAAAGAGTCGGTTTTGGAGTATCTGTGAAACAACAAGTTGATGCTTTTTAAAAGTCAAGTATCGGTTTTGATGTGGATCCGCATGCAGATGGACCGCACCATAACAAagccgtatatatatatatacaccttttCTCATTAGCCAGATTAGCTTTAAGCTGATTAGATAATATGTTTttaagtcaagcatatataTTTGACCGTCTAAGTGGAGCTTAATATATGTAGGTTatattaagtcaagcatatataTTTGACCGtctatgaattaattaaattcataagcAGGTTATATGTAGCAAAAGATGCTAGTGCTGCTTATTGAGTACCATTAGTGACAAATTAGAAAGGCTTTCAAATGCACCTATTATATTATACTCAGAAAGTTTAGTTGAGAATATTGCTCAACTGGATGTAAAAAACTCATAACCATATTCATAGataatctataattttattttattttttaaatttgttcagcaaatatatgtaaaatggtTCATATTGGTTAAAGAAATTCATTTTGATATCGCAAAAACTTTCCAAACCAATGACATGATCAGAAAGAAGACCAGAGGAAGAGAAAACTTTAACAAGGCGCGCACTCACTTTTCCTGTTTACTCCACGTGATttaactttttgaaaaatattttcttcctttttcctttcaattACCCCTCTCATCTGTCATGTTTTGACTATCTTCACTGTCTTTGTTCGAATTCCCACTGAAAGCTACAACTTCCATAGCTTAAGCTAAGCTACAATCTCCATTGCCCTTGGTCACATTTCACTTTATACTACTACATGGCTTAAGCTAAGATTATCTAAATTTATGTATATTGAAATGGTCATTAAGATGTCTGTGCTTTTAGGAAGATTGAGAGGCAGATTAGGGAAGTAGTAGAAGGGAAGTTGATGATACTAATTGTATAAGCTCACTAAAATCTCTCCCGTTTTCCACCAAATTGAATCATCCAGACTCAGTCTCTAGAAGATAAAGATGAAAAAGTTTTTGATATCATAATAAGTTATGATTAGCTTGAAAATTTTAGACTCCTAAGAAGTGGACCCAACACACAAGTTGGCTCTCAAAGGAGACAATCGACAGTAgctttcatttaaaattaaattcttaagCTCTTGTCCATGGTCACATACTTGAAAACAGATCTAGTAATGGAGTTGAGGATTATAAACTTTGATCAAAATATGTATGAAACATATTAtgggaatataatatatatatatatatatggatctacatatgtaaataaaaatttacaaagtttaataaaataaaattgagaacctGAATGTCCTTAGCTTTAATCTGCTGGTTGAAAAATGGTCCAAGGCCTGTGTGGTACCATAGTGTCCTTAAGACTATTTTTGTCCCACCAGTGCGGGTGTTTTTCGACAACAATCTCCCAAGATACAATGGATTGCAAAGCTTCTAGACACAGCACCACCGAAGCTTTTCTCGAACTTTCAATGCACTTGATCTTTACCAtactaacaataataaaacatgcaaaatacctttgattttcttagtttttccaGTAACACTTGTgaatgagagagagagttattccaaaacccaaaaacaataaaaatctcACTATATTTTTCCtctatctttttccttttccaaaacaaaaaaatggaaatcaaTAAAGTAAGCATTAATGGCCCAATTAAAGCCCAgtaattcaaaatcattcaaaacaaaaaatgttgcAAACGCTACAATACCctacatgaatgatttgactactagggactatgcaagactctggtggtaaagctctacAATTGGAActtgcataggataggtagatgttactttttgaaccttcccttgtgagactatatattctttattgactaatggtagatgcgatatctttgaaccattttgtcatttgtgtaaatgataacatagttcacacagatttcttcctggtacacttcagttctcactgttgtgttcattttggccttgaacacctgCTTGGTTCTGCgaaagtttctaaagaattactcctttaacaattctcctttgaagcggccactcttctctctcacataggtgattcctttttccaatgtaatcagcatcACTATACAAagattactaaacacacacttataggaatcattaaaagcatactttatgcttaacctttttctatcactgtttcatcataggaatgggtaGAGGATTTACCCTTACAGTGATCCATACTAGTTTATACAATTgtgttgtcccattgaacctagatcttgggatttccagtcaactaggttgggtttccatcataTCGACTTTACACATGGGCTTTAATCCCATTTCCCTCGATGAtttctcaactaattctctatttaaccctttggttagcggattTGCAATGTTATCTTtagactttacatagtctattgagataactttagttgagattaattgtctaatggaattgtgtttACGACtaatgtgtctagactttccattatacatcacATTCTGTGACTTGCCAAtagcagattgactatcacaatgtatacttatCGGTGGCACAGATTTCAGCCACCTAGGAATGTCCTCCAagaattggcgtagccattctgcctcttcactgcatttatctaatgcgatgaaTTCAGATTTCATTGTGGATCGAGCTATAActgtttgttttgaggacttccacaTTACGACTGCACCcgctaatgtaaatacatagccaccagtggattttgaatccttaatatctgatatccagttagcatcactgtatccttctaatacagctgGATATCTAGTATAGTGCAGTCtgtattcacgagtatatcgtaagtatcttaatacttttaagattcctttccaatgatccTCATtcggattactcgtgtatctacttagtctacttaaaGCGTAAGCTAACtctggtcttgtacaattcattaagtatatcagacttccaatcaccctctCGTACTCCACTTAAGATAcactctcttttttatttttggataagtgtaaactcacatctacgggtgttctggctatattagtatcatctttactaaaattagccagtattttatccacataatgcatttgactaagaatgattccattcgaagtccttgtgatttttattccttaaatcacatcagcaagccccatatccttcatgtcaaatctagattttaacatggttttgtagttcggaccatattgtcATCACTACCCACAATGAGTatatcatctatatataaacaaagaatgacatatACATTCTTTGTATATTTTACGTAGATACATTTGtcacactcatttattttaaatccattatctagtatggcattatcaaatttttgataccattgctttggagcttgttttagTTCATATAAGGACttcaccaatctacagactttcttttcttttcctgtgCAGAAAAACCCTCGGGTTGCTctatgtagatctcttcatctagatctccattaagaaaggttgttttcacatccattcgATGTACCTCAAGATCCCGCAATGCAGCGATCGCCAGTACCCTCCTTATGAAATTTCTTCTCGTCACTGGAGaataagtataaaaataatcaaggccttcttgttgcttatatcctttaattacaagccttgccttgtatttatcaatggttccatctgctttcatcttccttttaaaaatccatttgtaacctaagGGTTTACAACCTAGAGGAAGATCaactaactcccaagtgtgattttGTATCTCGCTTTTCACAGCTTCTTTCCATATattcccttcaggagaatttatagcCTCTTGGAAACTTTGAAGTTGACTTTCTAGTATCTACGTAAGAAAATCCAGACCATaggatttttccattcttactctcttgctacgtctaagctcaacctcagtctcaacatcagtttcttgttcttgatcactatcatgattattttgatcgatagtatcataagttcgtttagacgAAATCGGTCTTCCTTCCAGTTTATACGGAAGaatatgttcgaaaaatgacacatttctcgattccattattatattcttgtgtatattagaattttttgacctatacacgagaaaccgatatgcactactattttgtgcatatcctatgaaaatgcaatcaacagttttaGAACTTATCTTCACTCTCTTTGAAATTGGTACCATAACTTTGGCTAGACAACCCCACACTCTTAAGTAATTATAGGAAGGTTGTCTACCTTTCCATaattcatagggtgtctttactTGGTCCTttcggggcaccttatttaaaagatcTTTCACCGACAAAACGGCTTCCCCCACAAGTTCTGtggtactccagaacttatcaacattgtattcatcatttctttcaatgTTCTATTTTTCC comes from Ziziphus jujuba cultivar Dongzao chromosome 6, ASM3175591v1 and encodes:
- the LOC125420364 gene encoding TMV resistance protein N-like is translated as MASSSSSFSLSSPISPQQKYEIQEKYDVFLSFRGKDTRYKFVSHLYAALFAKYISTFKDDHELQVDDEISPTLNQAVQNSKIGVIIFSKDYASSTWCLNELVEILECKKRNKMSVVIPIFYEIDPSDVQKQKGSYEVAFAKLGERFKDRMEKVHQWKAALTEASNLIGLNSTKSR